One stretch of Flavobacterium sp. 9 DNA includes these proteins:
- a CDS encoding pseudouridine synthase codes for MHQHFILFKPYGYLSQFIYELKRKKKLLGELYDFPEGTMAIGRLDEDSEGLLLLTTDGKVSEQIRSKKVDKEYYVQVDGVITPEAIEQLQNGVEIGFDGGKYKTKPCSAFIVTEIPDFGPRAKKIRDERHGPTSWASIIVNEGKFRQVRKMTAAVGFPTLRLVRVRIGNVYLQDLKAGEVLEVSDFFKLENESI; via the coding sequence ATGCATCAACATTTTATTCTTTTTAAACCTTACGGCTATCTGAGTCAATTTATATATGAACTAAAAAGAAAGAAAAAGCTTTTGGGCGAATTATATGATTTTCCCGAAGGAACAATGGCAATTGGTCGTCTGGATGAAGATTCTGAAGGATTGCTTTTATTAACTACTGACGGAAAAGTAAGCGAGCAAATCAGAAGCAAAAAAGTCGATAAAGAATATTATGTCCAAGTTGACGGAGTTATTACGCCAGAAGCGATTGAACAATTGCAAAATGGTGTAGAAATTGGTTTTGATGGCGGCAAATACAAAACCAAACCTTGTTCTGCTTTTATTGTTACCGAAATTCCGGATTTTGGTCCGAGAGCAAAAAAAATACGAGACGAACGACATGGACCAACTTCATGGGCATCGATAATTGTAAATGAAGGAAAGTTTCGCCAAGTTCGAAAAATGACCGCTGCAGTTGGTTTTCCTACTTTAAGATTAGTTCGCGTTCGTATAGGAAATGTATATTTGCAAGACTTAAAAGCCGGAGAAGTTCTCGAAGTTTCCGATTTTTTTAAATTAGAAAATGAGTCAATTTGA
- a CDS encoding ABC transporter ATP-binding protein → MNTILKTSNLSIGYKSKKETVTIAQDLNLNLSSGKLISLIGANGIGKSTLLRTITGIQHPLAGNVFLNDKNISDYKPLDLAQNLSLVLTEKLPPSNLSVFELVALGRQPYTNWIGTLTQTDIEKVQEALELTQIEHLAQKRHFEISDGQLQKVLIARALAQDTPLIILDEPTTHLDLLHKVSLFKLLKKLTQETQKCILFSTHDIDLAIQLSDEMIIMTPDLIVQDEPCHLISKGSFATLFKDEHIIFDAEKGKFVIT, encoded by the coding sequence TAAAAACCTCAAATTTAAGTATTGGCTATAAGTCCAAGAAAGAAACTGTGACTATTGCTCAGGATTTAAATTTGAATTTAAGTTCTGGAAAACTCATTTCTTTAATTGGAGCAAACGGAATTGGGAAATCGACTTTGCTGAGAACTATTACAGGAATTCAGCATCCGTTAGCGGGAAATGTTTTTCTGAATGATAAAAATATAAGTGATTATAAACCTTTAGATTTAGCACAAAATTTAAGTTTGGTTTTAACCGAAAAATTGCCACCAAGTAATTTGTCTGTTTTTGAATTAGTGGCGCTTGGACGTCAGCCTTACACAAATTGGATAGGGACTTTGACCCAAACCGATATCGAGAAAGTTCAAGAGGCTTTAGAACTAACTCAAATCGAACATTTAGCTCAAAAAAGACATTTCGAAATTAGTGACGGACAATTGCAAAAGGTTTTAATTGCAAGAGCTTTGGCACAAGATACACCGTTAATTATTTTGGATGAACCTACAACACATCTTGATTTACTGCATAAAGTATCGCTTTTTAAATTGTTGAAAAAGCTAACACAAGAAACCCAAAAGTGTATTTTATTCTCGACACACGATATTGATTTGGCGATACAATTAAGTGACGAAATGATTATTATGACACCGGATTTAATCGTTCAGGATGAACCTTGTCATTTAATTTCAAAAGGAAGTTTTGCTACTTTATTCAAAGACGAACATATTATTTTTGATGCCGAGAAAGGAAAGTTTGTGATTACTTAA
- a CDS encoding tRNA (cytidine(34)-2'-O)-methyltransferase — MLNVVLVEPEIPNNTGNIGRLCVGTESRLHLIHPFGFVINDKNLKRSGLDYWVHLDVTEYQNIEEWIAQIPDQSRVFLMSSHADKSYLETDFQDGDWLVFGKESVGLSKEVLARFENHLTIPMSKLIRSFNIANSVAFVVGEAKRQIGLKA; from the coding sequence ATGCTAAACGTAGTTCTTGTAGAACCTGAAATACCTAATAATACGGGAAATATTGGACGATTATGTGTAGGTACAGAAAGTAGATTACACTTGATTCATCCTTTCGGATTTGTGATTAATGATAAAAACCTGAAACGTTCAGGATTGGATTATTGGGTACATCTTGACGTAACCGAATATCAAAATATAGAAGAATGGATTGCACAGATTCCGGATCAATCACGTGTTTTCTTAATGAGTTCTCACGCAGATAAATCTTATCTGGAAACTGATTTTCAAGATGGAGATTGGCTCGTTTTCGGAAAAGAAAGTGTTGGCTTAAGCAAAGAAGTTTTAGCGCGTTTTGAAAATCATTTAACTATTCCAATGTCAAAATTAATCAGAAGCTTTAATATCGCTAATTCTGTCGCTTTTGTAGTTGGTGAAGCAAAGAGACAAATTGGATTGAAGGCTTAA